In one window of Streptomyces sp. FXJ1.172 DNA:
- a CDS encoding MFS transporter: protein MPLSSTTRLLPPTYRPLFAHVEFRRLLPALAASDVGDGMSVVAVAWLAVLIAPPGQSGLVVGGAVAAYALPGAAGVLVCGRWLRRLTPRRLLAADSWLRALLLGCVPLAWAAGVLHPVVYVVLLAGSSVLHAWGGAGKYSLVSQLLPPDQRFAANALVSSSASASVVVGPALAGVLAAVVSPAWIIGLDAVSFAILAVRVGRLDGVAKAGKVAETAASIGTSRSAAGLRLLRRQPELVGVLALTWFFNFLYGPVEVALPLHVTDDLHSGASLLGLYWTLFGAGAVLGGLTAGALSKLPLWPVTLGIVAGWGLMLVPFGLGVSAGISLVCFALGGMIYGPFTALSFTLFQNRTPAAWLTTVLAARGAALLTSSPVGTALGGPLSTAMGPQQVLAASGIATITLAVVATAVWTWGEASSAFAHRRTSL, encoded by the coding sequence GTGCCCCTTTCATCGACAACCCGCTTGTTACCGCCGACGTATCGGCCGTTGTTCGCTCATGTTGAGTTCCGTCGGCTCTTGCCGGCCCTGGCGGCCTCCGACGTCGGTGATGGGATGAGTGTGGTCGCCGTGGCGTGGTTAGCCGTTCTGATTGCGCCTCCGGGCCAGTCGGGGCTCGTCGTCGGTGGCGCGGTTGCCGCCTATGCCCTTCCCGGGGCCGCTGGGGTGCTTGTCTGCGGCCGGTGGCTGCGCCGACTGACTCCTCGGCGGTTGCTGGCCGCAGACAGTTGGCTTCGCGCGTTGCTTCTGGGCTGTGTGCCGTTGGCCTGGGCAGCGGGAGTGCTGCACCCGGTTGTTTATGTCGTCCTGCTTGCCGGGTCGTCGGTGCTGCATGCCTGGGGTGGTGCGGGGAAGTACTCCCTGGTTTCCCAGCTGCTTCCCCCGGATCAGCGTTTTGCCGCGAATGCGCTGGTCAGTTCGAGCGCCTCGGCGTCTGTCGTCGTCGGTCCTGCACTTGCCGGAGTCCTGGCGGCAGTCGTCAGCCCGGCCTGGATCATTGGCCTCGACGCCGTGTCCTTCGCCATTCTTGCCGTCCGGGTCGGTCGGCTGGACGGTGTGGCCAAGGCAGGCAAGGTGGCTGAGACGGCTGCGTCGATCGGTACCAGCCGATCGGCCGCCGGTCTGCGTTTGTTGCGCAGGCAGCCTGAGCTTGTCGGGGTTCTCGCGTTGACGTGGTTCTTCAACTTCCTCTATGGACCGGTGGAGGTCGCGCTTCCGCTGCATGTCACCGACGACCTTCACTCGGGTGCGAGCCTGCTCGGGTTGTACTGGACTTTGTTCGGGGCAGGTGCCGTCCTTGGCGGCCTGACGGCTGGCGCGTTGAGCAAGCTTCCGCTGTGGCCGGTCACTCTGGGCATCGTCGCCGGTTGGGGCCTGATGCTTGTGCCCTTCGGCCTGGGCGTGTCAGCCGGTATCTCTCTTGTGTGCTTTGCGCTCGGCGGCATGATCTACGGACCCTTCACGGCGCTGTCCTTCACCTTGTTCCAGAACCGCACCCCGGCAGCCTGGCTGACCACGGTCCTGGCCGCCCGGGGCGCCGCCCTTCTCACCTCCTCCCCGGTGGGCACCGCGCTCGGCGGTCCTCTCAGCACCGCCATGGGGCCTCAGCAGGTGCTGGCTGCTTCGGGGATCGCGACCATCACCCTTGCCGTCGTTGCCACCGCGGTGTGGACCTGGGGGGAAGCATCGAGCGCATTCGCACACCGCCGCACCTCCTTGTGA
- a CDS encoding NAD-dependent epimerase/dehydratase family protein, whose product MKILIAGATGAIGSRLVTQLVARGHEVVGTTRSAAKTDALRALGAEPAVVDALDPDSVADTVAKAEPEVIVHQLTALSGPADLKSVKQMAAATNRLRTEGTDHLLAAARAVGARRFVAQSNALWMERTGGPVTDERGRLEPNPPADGAEAVSALRHLEDSVTGINWAEGIALRYGGLYGPGTAMSAAPDAVMAEQIRKRKFPIVGGGSGVWSLVHIDDAASATVAAIERGKPGIYDVADDQPAPVHVWLPELARALGARPPRRIPAWLVRPLAGKAAVDTMTRARGISSEKAKRELNWTLRYPSWRIGFTQGLG is encoded by the coding sequence ATGAAGATCCTGATCGCCGGCGCGACCGGCGCCATCGGCAGCCGACTTGTGACCCAACTCGTGGCGCGCGGCCATGAGGTCGTCGGCACCACCCGCTCGGCTGCCAAGACCGATGCCCTGCGGGCGCTCGGCGCCGAGCCGGCCGTCGTTGATGCGCTCGACCCCGACTCGGTGGCCGACACAGTGGCCAAGGCCGAGCCCGAAGTGATCGTCCATCAACTCACCGCGCTGAGCGGACCGGCCGACTTGAAGAGCGTGAAGCAGATGGCGGCCGCCACCAACCGGCTGCGCACCGAAGGTACCGACCATCTGCTCGCCGCCGCACGCGCCGTCGGCGCCCGCAGATTCGTGGCCCAGAGCAACGCCCTGTGGATGGAACGCACCGGCGGCCCGGTCACCGACGAGCGCGGCCGGCTCGAGCCGAACCCGCCGGCCGACGGCGCGGAGGCGGTGAGCGCGCTGCGCCACCTGGAGGACTCGGTGACCGGCATCAACTGGGCCGAGGGCATCGCGCTGCGCTACGGCGGCCTCTACGGCCCGGGGACTGCTATGAGCGCCGCGCCGGACGCCGTCATGGCCGAGCAGATCCGCAAGCGGAAGTTCCCGATCGTCGGCGGCGGTAGCGGAGTGTGGTCGCTGGTGCACATTGACGATGCCGCGTCGGCCACGGTCGCAGCGATCGAACGGGGCAAGCCCGGGATCTACGACGTCGCCGACGACCAGCCGGCACCGGTACACGTGTGGCTGCCGGAACTGGCCCGCGCACTCGGCGCCAGACCACCGCGCCGCATTCCCGCGTGGCTCGTCCGTCCACTGGCCGGCAAGGCCGCAGTGGACACCATGACGCGGGCCCGCGGGATCTCCAGCGAGAAGGCCAAGCGTGAGCTGAACTGGACGCTTCGGTACCCGAGTTGGCGCATTGGCTTCACGCAGGGATTGGGATAG